One Glycine max cultivar Williams 82 chromosome 4, Glycine_max_v4.0, whole genome shotgun sequence DNA segment encodes these proteins:
- the LOC100788627 gene encoding mediator of RNA polymerase II transcription subunit 30 produces MEEEQSVNGTMSGSKTTQELAMEGQEYLEETIENAFQILSSMNDELCNPVLWSTSPSTSPNADATSDNSNHHADASAASAAAGGALEEARARYKKAVTALRTILTAIPTSQKEKTFDAGSAASPADEAEIDKLEERASSLRRELANKNLHLKTLIDQLRDLITDISTWQSPFST; encoded by the exons atggaagaagaacaaTCTGTGAACGGCACGATGTCTGGGTCCAAAACGACGCAGGAGTTGGCGATGGAAGGGCAGGAGTACTTGGAAGAAACCATAGAGAACGCTTTCCAGATCCTCTCTTCCATGAACGACGAGCTCTGCAACCCCGTTTTATGGTCTACCTCTCCCTCCACCTCCCCCAATGCCGACGCCACTTCCGACAACTCCAACCACCACGCCGACGCCAGTGCCGCCTCTGCCGCCGCCGGAGGCGCCCTCGAAGAGGCCCGCGCCCGATACAAGAAGGCCGTCACCGCGCTTCGCACCATTCTCACTGCCATTCCTACCTCCCAGAAG GAAAAAACATTTGATGCCGGTTCAGCTGCTAGCCCTGCAGATGAAGCTGAAATCGATAAGTTGGAGGAGCGAGCCTCATCTCTAAGAAGG GAGCTTGCCAACAAGAACTTGCACTTGAAGACACTCATAGATCAATTGCGTGATCTTATCACTGATATATCAACATGGCAGAGTCCTTTTTCAACCTGA
- the LOC100785278 gene encoding thylakoid lumenal 17.9 kDa protein, chloroplastic — translation MSLMSLLPPLAAASYTNTVPKLKTHSPNLVLGQRVLPNLLSLALAVTLASPLPSYAIPSLNSQSPPISFTTPFSQSKNLELGLENGKIRPCPSINPGCISTNPKSSSFAFPWLIPSNSLDDAIQKLREAILKTQKNVKFQPVEDSPDGQYLQAEVDGGFGRDVIEFLVKGDVVAYRCVAMKVTYVYPFTTALGDSKGQEARLKQINDHLGWYAPSFDSMEE, via the exons ATGAGTCTGATGAGTCTTCTACCTCCTCTTGCTGCTGCTTCTTACACAAACACAGTTCCTAAACTGAAAACTCACAGTCCAAACCTTGTACTTGGACAAAGGGTCCTACCTAATCTCCTCTCATTGGCCCTTGCTGTAACCTTAGCCTCTCCTTTACCTTCATATGCAATCCCATCCCTTAATTCTCAATCCCCTCCAATCTCTTTCACCACTCCTTTTTCTCAATCCAAGAACTTGGAGCTTGGACTAGAAAATGG AAAAATTAGACCTTGCCCATCAATCAATCCAGGTTGTATATCAACAAATCCCAAGTCATCATCTTTTGCgtttccttggcttattccctcaAATTCCTTGGACGATGCAATTCAG AAACTACGTGAAGCAATCCTAAAGACCcagaaaaatgtgaaatttcagCCTGTGGAAGATAGCCCAGATG GTCAATATCTACAAGCTGAAGTTGATGGAGGATTTGGTAGAGATGTTATTGAGTTTCTGGTGAAAGGTGATGTGGTTGCATACAGGTGTGTGGCAATGAAAGTGACTTATGTGTACCCTTTCACTACTGCATTAGGAGATTCAAAGGGTCAAGAAGCAAGACTGAAGCAAATTAATGACCACTTGGGATGGTATGCTCCAAGTTTTGATTCCATGGAGGAATAG
- the LOC100784744 gene encoding protein NUCLEAR FUSION DEFECTIVE 4, with product MGWVKGFVGHRWVVFVCAMWDMSFAGTSYMFGSISPVIKSSMGFNQKQVAFLSVAKDLGDNVGLLAGKISQASPVWGLILVGVVQNVVGYGLVWLVVTHQLPALPLWLLCIVIFVGQNGSTYYNTAALVSCVQSFPESRGPVVGILKGFVGLSGAIWTQLIAMIQLPDQASLIFIIAVGPAMVSLTFMFIIRPVESYRQSRSSDGTGFTFIYSICLLLAAYLMGVLLLENMFDLDQSTITLFAVILIILIFLPIIVPILLVFFSGPQSADQEALLEPPMLEATKPKHFVGESSTSTTKVTKHFENEKNPSKLEVLPLSEGPRDVFQFQARLWQAVTKAVKKIKRKNGPHRGEDFTLSQAMAKADFWVMFFSLVMGCGSGLTIINNMGQICQSLGDNNVNVYVSVISISNFLGRVGGGYFSEVIVRNFGYPRLAALAVIQAGMSLGLCYYVLGLVGQVYVVAISNGFGYGAHWSIALAAASELFGLKNFGTLYNFLTMASPAGSLFLSGFVASTIYDYYAEQQAKHQMLTGNNNDLLLCEGNICFSITFGILAVVCLCAASLSLIVAHRTRKFYAQLYGESRT from the exons ATGGGTTGGGTGAAGGGGTTCGTGGGGCACAGATGGGTGGTGTTTGTGTGCGCGATGTGGGACATGTCGTTTGCGGGGACATCTTACATGTTCGGGAGCATATCGCCGGTGATAAAGAGCAGCATGGGTTTCAACCAGAAGCAGGTGGCGTTCTTGAGCGTGGCTAAGGATTTGGGTGACAACGTTGGTCTTCTTGCTGGAAAAATCAGCCAGGCTTCCCCTGTTTGGGGGCTTATACTTGTCGGGGTCGTGCAGAATGTTGTTGGCTATGGCCTTGTTTGGCTCGTCGTCACTCACCAGCTCCCCGCTTTGCCTTTGTGGTTG CTATGCATTGTAATCTTTGTGGGACAAAACGGGTCAACATATTACAACACAGCAGCACTAGTTTCTTGCGTGCAAAGTTTCCCCGAGAGCAGAGGCCCCGTGGTGGGAATATTGAAGGGCTTCGTTGGCCTTAGCGGTGCAATTTGGACTCAGCTAATAGCCATGATCCAACTCCCTGACCAAGCCTCTCTCATTTTCATCATAGCAGTTGGACCTGCAATGGTTTCATTAACCTTCATGTTCATCATAAGACCAGTTGAGAGTTATCGACAATCAAGATCCTCCGATGGGACTGGTTTCACGTTTATCTACAGCATTTGCCTTCTCTTGGCTGCTTACTTGATGGGAGTTTTGTTGCTAgaaaacatgtttgatttgGACCAAAGCACCATCACATTGTTTGCAGTTATTTTGATCATTCTCATATTTCTTCCTATCATAGTTCCCATTCTCTTGGTTTTCTTCTCTGGACCCCAAAGTGCTGACCAAGAAGCCCTCTTGGAGCCACCAATGCTAGAAGCAACTAAGCCTAAGCACTTTGTTGGGGAGAGTAGTACTAGCACTACGAAAGTAACCAAGCACTTCGAAAACGAGAAGAATCCTTCGAAGCTAGAGGTGCTGCCTCTGTCAGAAGGGCCTAGGGATGTTTTTCAGTTTCAAGCTAGACTTTGGCAAGCTGTTACCAAAGCTGTGAAGAAGATCAAGCGAAAAAATGGGCCCCATAGAGGAGAGGATTTCACCTTGTCACAGGCAATGGCCAAGGCTGATTTTTGGGTCATGTTCTTCTCTCTTGTCATGGGCTGTGGATCGGGCTTGACAATCATAAATAACATGGGTCAGATTTGCCAATCATTGGGAGACAACAATGTCAATGTTTATGTCTCAGTTATCAGCATATCCAACTTCCTTGGTCGTGTTGGTGGTGGCTACTTCTCGGAGGTCATAGTAAG GAATTTTGGGTACCCAAGACTTGCTGCATTGGCAGTGATTCAAGCAGGGATGTCTTTGGGACTTTGCTACTATGTCTTGGGTTTGGTTGGACAAGTTTACGTGGTGGCCATATCCAACGGTTTTGGCTATGGTGCCCACTGGTCAATTGCTTTAGCAGCAGCTTCAGAGCTATTTGGCTTAAAGAACTTTGGAACTCTCTACAATTTTCTCACTATGGCTAGCCCAGCAGGGTCTCTCTTTCTATCTGGATTTGTAGCAAGCACAATATACGACTATTACGCGGAGCAGCAAGCAAAGCACCAAATGCTCACTGGAAATAACAATGACTTGCTTCTTTGCGAGGGAAACATTTGCTTCTCCATAACATTTGGAATTTTAGCAGTAGTTTGCTTATGTGCAGCTTCTTTGAGCTTGATTGTTGCTCACAGAACAAGGAAGTTCTATGCACAGCTTTATGGAGAGTCTCGAACTTAA